One segment of Gasterosteus aculeatus chromosome 3, fGasAcu3.hap1.1, whole genome shotgun sequence DNA contains the following:
- the ccdc18 gene encoding coiled-coil domain-containing protein 18 isoform X2 — protein sequence MERGAAFGELASLRKELENLRTLTRSQEQKVSQSHGEAEQSRAELASLEAILSLLHLREGAVGTLCVRPCMFPPVNYLGTAHLLKLKPGEGYQQLLRVLQSMETERTKQDGLVQRLQERLSRTQEEISSLQSSMSQRASHYQSLHTELLDKVSQATDTEKELKRKSARVASLEKQLQEKSLAYSQAALTNTELENQLLEKSSTLQHYQSLMTKKQREYQQSLDKCKKSQFQQLTEQQHRMEMLQQTVEEAQSRMSAMEQELSALRRERDEAQDAALLLQSSIDQLAQQRQDEVRHNEVLLESFTEQAAQSATKVSELESSLSACRQELSSNLQQMDEMKKNYESELRANKYKVSSLQEKLQGANLVCQNSGEQNLQLQLSLQLQQTMLTESTAHISELEESQSQLQKQVSSLEQHLERARATLQGEVRNRERDGREKDQNLQEMNQQNKQLSESVSHLTSEMTKCREEMVSKDSELQRLRKDVNDKTSHISRLDENLQHIKRQLDSKSDMLMDLGEKLRCCEADRLRCGQRAQVLEGQLQAVQRELAETLEQLRELRDVLRTTQTIADERQASVEKLTVQLSETQRELEDRTHEVLDMDNALKERQGELQKRAQLLGHLEVGIRDHKQEMERKVDSLQQNLQARASELRDAQQELTDRTKEQHELDQQLCVCQQKLHTSLQKLEETQRHCETLTRELDATKLQTKEKEVRLDGVEEELAMKEARWLQLEAELQSMVTALELELDLEKEQHSKELESLQQTRGQLLKVSEHISSTMLSSQEQLAAKLQQSQNQLEEAKTELEQTKAQLNRTRNQASHLQTQRDQSRTQLLQSKTQLEQSKILCEQTRAQNSQLHSELEKLSSQLVQADMQVGQLQARLQASKKTMEMSNESLLIKESEATRLQARISSLERAADRNHLYAHTVSLPAPHTFTRSPESSSSAHLPPASPHKLQTALPSPVHTPSTHPLSPTRACLSPPAHSYLQPVSSSNQSDLSERQRTCDWLQRSSIDSSLELSQSLKATLREALGKNPWESPSSSLSEASDHSWQGLNDMEATAGPDFSFNPLTYGVEKKEHVNPDMEAASMQDSDEEQRRDSVCTLVGQVEEGDMSSLTGMLRFVNQTLAMQEDPSLWSGTGLSQTGRILTLQRDVEET from the exons ATGGAGCGCGGCGCAGCGTTCGGGGAGCTGGCTTCTCTGCGAAAGGAGCTGGAGAACTTGCGCACGCTGACCCGTAGTCAAGAGCAGAAAGTGTCCCAGAGCCACGGAGAGGCTGAGCAGAGCCGGGCGGAGCTCGCCAGCCTGGAGGCCATACTGTCCCTGCTTCACCTACGAGAG GGTGCTGTGGGGACACTCTGCGTCAGGCCCTGCATGTTTCCCCCAGTCAACTATTTAGGAACGGCACACCTACTAAAACTAAAGCCAG GGGAAGGCTACCAGCAGCTGCTGCGGGTGCTCCAGTCGATGGAGACTGAGCGGACCAAACAGGACGGCCTGGTCCAGCGTCTTCAGGAGCGTTTGAGCAGAACTCAGGAGGAGATCTCCTCGCTGCAGAGCTCCATGAGCCAGAGAGCCTCCCACTATCAGAGCCtccacacagagctgctggacAAAGTCAGCCAagccacagacacagagaaagaa TTGAAACGAAAAAGTGCTCGCGTGGCTTCGCTGGAGAAGCAGTTACAGGAGAAAAGCTTGGCCTACAGTCAGGCAGCACTGACGAACACTGAGCTGGAGAATCAGCTCCTG GAGAAAAGCAGCACCCTTCAGCATTACCAGTCACTGATGaccaaaaaacaaagagagtaCCAGCAGTCTTTGGACAAGTGTAAAAAATCCCAATTCCAGCAACTCACGGAGCAACAGCACAGAATGGAAATG ctgcagcagactgTGGAGGAGGCTCAGTCTCGGATGTCGGCGATGGAGCAGGAGCTGAGCGCTCTCCGCAGGGAGCGGGACGAGGCTCAGGACGCAGCTCTTCTGCTGCAGAGCTCAATTGACCAACTCGCACAG CAGCGGCAGGATGAAGTGAGACACAACGAGGTGTTGCTGGAGAGCTTCACAGAGCAGGCGGCTCAGTCTGCTACCAAG GTTAGCGAACTCGAGTCGTCTCTGTCGGCGTGTAGACAAGAGCTGAGCTCCAACCTGCAGCAGATGGACGAGATGAAGAAGAACTATGAAAGCGAGCTCAGGGCGAACAAATACAAG GTGTCTTCTCTGCAGGAGAAGCTCCAAGGTGCCAATCTGGTTTGTCAGAACTCCGGCGAGCAgaacctgcagctgcagctttctctccagctgcagcagaccaTGCTGACCGAGAGCACGGCTCACATCTCGGAACTGGAGGAAAGTCAGAGCCAGCTGCAGAAACAG gTGTCCAGTCTAGAGCAGCATCTGGAACGAGCTCGGGCCACTCTGCAGGGAGAGGTAAGGAACCGAGAGCGGGACGGCCGGGAGAAAGATCAGAACCTGCAGGAGATGAACCAGCAGAATAAACAACTGTCTGAGTCTGTCAG CCACCTGACATCCGAGATGACAAAGTGTCGCGAGGAGATGGTGTCGAAAGATTCAGAGCTGCAGCGTTTGAGGAAGGATGTCAACGACAAGACTTCTCATATCAGCCGCTTGGACGAAAACCTGCAGCACATAAAGAGGCAGCTCGACAGCAAGAGTGACATGT TAATGGATCTGGGGGAGAAGCTGCGCTGCTGCGAGGCCGACAGGCTCCGCTGTGGCCAGCGGGCCCAGGTGCTGGAGGGGCAGCTTCAGGCGGTTCAGCGAGAGTTGGCCGAGACTCTGGAGCAACTACGGGAACTCAGAGATGTTCTCCGAACCACCCAAACAATCGCAGATGAGCGGCAAGCCTCTGTAGAAAAACTGACAGTCCAACTTAG tgagacacagagggagTTGGAGGATAGAACTCACGAGGTCTTAGACATGGACAATGCACTGAAGGAAAGACAAGGGGAGCTCCAAAAGAGAGCACAgctg CTGGGTCACCTGGAAGTGGGCATCAGAGACCACaagcaggagatggagaggaaggtggatTCTTTGCAGCAGAACCTGCAGGCCAGAGCGAGCGAGCTGAGAGACGCACAGCAGGAGCTCACAGACAGAACCAAAGAGCAACAC GAGCTCGaccagcagctgtgtgtttgtcagcaaAAACTTCACACTTCATTGCAAAAACTTGAAGAAACTCAACGTCACTGTGAGACGTTGACCAGAGAATTGGACGCCACCAAGCTGCAGACCAAAGAGAAG gaGGTCAGGCTGgacggggtggaggaggagctggctatGAAGGAGGCCCGCTGGTTGCAGCTGGAGGCCGAGCTGCAGAGCATGGTCACCGCtttggagctggagctggactTGGAGAAGGAGCAGCACAGCAAGGAG CTGGAGTCACTACAGCAGACTCGCGGACAGCTCCTCAAAGTCTCCGAGCATATCTCCTCCACCATGCTGTCCTCCCAGGAGCAGCTCGCCGCTAAACTTCAGCAGAGCCAGAACCAACTGGAGGAAGCCAAAACCGAACTCGAGCAAACTAAGGCGCAGTTGAATCGCACCCGCAATCAAGCCAGTCACCTCCAAACACAGCGGGACCAGAGTCGGACCCAGCTCCTCCAGAGTAAGACCCAGCTGGAGCAGAGCAAGATTCTGTGTGAACAGACCAGAGCCCAGAATAGTCAACTCCACTCCGAGCTGGAGAAGCTCAGCTCCCAGTTAGTTCAAGCCGACATGCAGGTCGGCCAGCTGCAGGCTCGCCTACAGGCCTCCAAGAAAACCATGGAGATGTCGAACGAGTCCCTGCTCATCAAG GAGTCCGAAGCGACCCGTCTTCAAGCCAGGATCTCCAGTCTGGAGCGAGCGGCTGACCGCAACCATCTGTACGCTCACACGGTCTCCCTGCCTGCtccgcacacattcacacgctCCCCAGagagctcctcctctgctcacctgccccccgcctccccccacaAGCTGCAAACAGCTCTGCCTTCTCCTGTACACACCCCGTCGACTCACCCCCTCTCCCCGACGCGCGCTTGCTTATCGCCTCCTGCCCACTCATACCTTCAGCCCGTCTCCTCCTCTAATCAGTCCGACCTGAGCGAGCGCCAGCGGACATGTGACTGGCTGCAGAGAAGCAGTATCGACTCCTCTCTGGAGCTCTCTCAGAGCCTGAAGGCCACACTGAGGGAGGCTTTGGGCAAGAACCCGTGGgagtcaccctcctcctccctctcagaaGCATCAGACCACAGCTGGCAGGGTCTCAACGACATGGAGGCCACAGCGGGCCCTGACTTCTCCTTCAACCCCCTCACATACGGGGTGGAGAAGAAAGAGCACGTAAACCCCGACATGGAAGCCGCCTCCATGCAGGACAGCGACGAAGAGCAGCGGAGGGACTCTGTGTGCACCCTGGTGGGTCAGGTGGAGGAAGGGGACATGAGTTCCCTCACGGGGATGCTGAGGTTTGTTAATCAGACGTTGGCCATGCAGGAGGACCCTTCTTTATGGAGCGGCACGGGGTTGTCGCAGACCGGACGCATCCTCACACTCCAG AGGGACGTCGAGGAGACATGA
- the ccdc18 gene encoding coiled-coil domain-containing protein 18 isoform X1, which produces MMESYSRRKGCCVRQENACLTIQDEQLIGNLDAMHYGLNTSKSQVHIQGSMIGGKNGVALMSEQIRQLQTKLETQATELKTAELRADCRQEAAAHGDILVATLTEELSALREELENNAARCKRAEQQRNQALQNAEKLKEAFKEYRATISIKLTRVMESESKLKESLVDCDREKEALQMKCTELERGKVEQSQTISQIKEEVKCAAGLQAQLEEAGLKIVHLERQLMERGAAFGELASLRKELENLRTLTRSQEQKVSQSHGEAEQSRAELASLEAILSLLHLREGAVGTLCVRPCMFPPVNYLGTAHLLKLKPGEGYQQLLRVLQSMETERTKQDGLVQRLQERLSRTQEEISSLQSSMSQRASHYQSLHTELLDKVSQATDTEKELKRKSARVASLEKQLQEKSLAYSQAALTNTELENQLLEKSSTLQHYQSLMTKKQREYQQSLDKCKKSQFQQLTEQQHRMEMLQQTVEEAQSRMSAMEQELSALRRERDEAQDAALLLQSSIDQLAQQRQDEVRHNEVLLESFTEQAAQSATKVSELESSLSACRQELSSNLQQMDEMKKNYESELRANKYKVSSLQEKLQGANLVCQNSGEQNLQLQLSLQLQQTMLTESTAHISELEESQSQLQKQVSSLEQHLERARATLQGEVRNRERDGREKDQNLQEMNQQNKQLSESVSHLTSEMTKCREEMVSKDSELQRLRKDVNDKTSHISRLDENLQHIKRQLDSKSDMLMDLGEKLRCCEADRLRCGQRAQVLEGQLQAVQRELAETLEQLRELRDVLRTTQTIADERQASVEKLTVQLSETQRELEDRTHEVLDMDNALKERQGELQKRAQLLGHLEVGIRDHKQEMERKVDSLQQNLQARASELRDAQQELTDRTKEQHELDQQLCVCQQKLHTSLQKLEETQRHCETLTRELDATKLQTKEKEVRLDGVEEELAMKEARWLQLEAELQSMVTALELELDLEKEQHSKELESLQQTRGQLLKVSEHISSTMLSSQEQLAAKLQQSQNQLEEAKTELEQTKAQLNRTRNQASHLQTQRDQSRTQLLQSKTQLEQSKILCEQTRAQNSQLHSELEKLSSQLVQADMQVGQLQARLQASKKTMEMSNESLLIKESEATRLQARISSLERAADRNHLYAHTVSLPAPHTFTRSPESSSSAHLPPASPHKLQTALPSPVHTPSTHPLSPTRACLSPPAHSYLQPVSSSNQSDLSERQRTCDWLQRSSIDSSLELSQSLKATLREALGKNPWESPSSSLSEASDHSWQGLNDMEATAGPDFSFNPLTYGVEKKEHVNPDMEAASMQDSDEEQRRDSVCTLVGQVEEGDMSSLTGMLRFVNQTLAMQEDPSLWSGTGLSQTGRILTLQRDVEET; this is translated from the exons GACGGCAGAGCTGAGGGCGGATTGCaggcaggaagcagcagctcaCGGGGACATTTTGGTGGCGACTCTCACCGAGGAGCTGAGCGCGCTCAGGGAAGAGTTGGAGAACAACGCGGCCCGGTGCAAACG GGCTGAGCAACAAAGAAACCAAGcactgcaaaatgcagagaaacTCAAAGAAGCCTTCAAAGAATATAGGGCTACTATTTCTATTAAACTCACAAGG gtGATGGAGAGTGAGAGCAAACTTAAAGAGAGTCTTGTTGACTgtgacagagaaaaagaagctTTGCAAATGAAGTGCACAGAGCTGGAGAGAGGGAAGGTTGAGCAGAGCCAAACAATTAG CCAGATAAAGGAGGAGGTCAAGTGTGCTGCTGGTCTCCAGGCTCAACTGGAGGAAGCCGGACTAAAGATTGTTCATCTTGAACGACAGCTTATGGAGCGCGGCGCAGCGTTCGGGGAGCTGGCTTCTCTGCGAAAGGAGCTGGAGAACTTGCGCACGCTGACCCGTAGTCAAGAGCAGAAAGTGTCCCAGAGCCACGGAGAGGCTGAGCAGAGCCGGGCGGAGCTCGCCAGCCTGGAGGCCATACTGTCCCTGCTTCACCTACGAGAG GGTGCTGTGGGGACACTCTGCGTCAGGCCCTGCATGTTTCCCCCAGTCAACTATTTAGGAACGGCACACCTACTAAAACTAAAGCCAG GGGAAGGCTACCAGCAGCTGCTGCGGGTGCTCCAGTCGATGGAGACTGAGCGGACCAAACAGGACGGCCTGGTCCAGCGTCTTCAGGAGCGTTTGAGCAGAACTCAGGAGGAGATCTCCTCGCTGCAGAGCTCCATGAGCCAGAGAGCCTCCCACTATCAGAGCCtccacacagagctgctggacAAAGTCAGCCAagccacagacacagagaaagaa TTGAAACGAAAAAGTGCTCGCGTGGCTTCGCTGGAGAAGCAGTTACAGGAGAAAAGCTTGGCCTACAGTCAGGCAGCACTGACGAACACTGAGCTGGAGAATCAGCTCCTG GAGAAAAGCAGCACCCTTCAGCATTACCAGTCACTGATGaccaaaaaacaaagagagtaCCAGCAGTCTTTGGACAAGTGTAAAAAATCCCAATTCCAGCAACTCACGGAGCAACAGCACAGAATGGAAATG ctgcagcagactgTGGAGGAGGCTCAGTCTCGGATGTCGGCGATGGAGCAGGAGCTGAGCGCTCTCCGCAGGGAGCGGGACGAGGCTCAGGACGCAGCTCTTCTGCTGCAGAGCTCAATTGACCAACTCGCACAG CAGCGGCAGGATGAAGTGAGACACAACGAGGTGTTGCTGGAGAGCTTCACAGAGCAGGCGGCTCAGTCTGCTACCAAG GTTAGCGAACTCGAGTCGTCTCTGTCGGCGTGTAGACAAGAGCTGAGCTCCAACCTGCAGCAGATGGACGAGATGAAGAAGAACTATGAAAGCGAGCTCAGGGCGAACAAATACAAG GTGTCTTCTCTGCAGGAGAAGCTCCAAGGTGCCAATCTGGTTTGTCAGAACTCCGGCGAGCAgaacctgcagctgcagctttctctccagctgcagcagaccaTGCTGACCGAGAGCACGGCTCACATCTCGGAACTGGAGGAAAGTCAGAGCCAGCTGCAGAAACAG gTGTCCAGTCTAGAGCAGCATCTGGAACGAGCTCGGGCCACTCTGCAGGGAGAGGTAAGGAACCGAGAGCGGGACGGCCGGGAGAAAGATCAGAACCTGCAGGAGATGAACCAGCAGAATAAACAACTGTCTGAGTCTGTCAG CCACCTGACATCCGAGATGACAAAGTGTCGCGAGGAGATGGTGTCGAAAGATTCAGAGCTGCAGCGTTTGAGGAAGGATGTCAACGACAAGACTTCTCATATCAGCCGCTTGGACGAAAACCTGCAGCACATAAAGAGGCAGCTCGACAGCAAGAGTGACATGT TAATGGATCTGGGGGAGAAGCTGCGCTGCTGCGAGGCCGACAGGCTCCGCTGTGGCCAGCGGGCCCAGGTGCTGGAGGGGCAGCTTCAGGCGGTTCAGCGAGAGTTGGCCGAGACTCTGGAGCAACTACGGGAACTCAGAGATGTTCTCCGAACCACCCAAACAATCGCAGATGAGCGGCAAGCCTCTGTAGAAAAACTGACAGTCCAACTTAG tgagacacagagggagTTGGAGGATAGAACTCACGAGGTCTTAGACATGGACAATGCACTGAAGGAAAGACAAGGGGAGCTCCAAAAGAGAGCACAgctg CTGGGTCACCTGGAAGTGGGCATCAGAGACCACaagcaggagatggagaggaaggtggatTCTTTGCAGCAGAACCTGCAGGCCAGAGCGAGCGAGCTGAGAGACGCACAGCAGGAGCTCACAGACAGAACCAAAGAGCAACAC GAGCTCGaccagcagctgtgtgtttgtcagcaaAAACTTCACACTTCATTGCAAAAACTTGAAGAAACTCAACGTCACTGTGAGACGTTGACCAGAGAATTGGACGCCACCAAGCTGCAGACCAAAGAGAAG gaGGTCAGGCTGgacggggtggaggaggagctggctatGAAGGAGGCCCGCTGGTTGCAGCTGGAGGCCGAGCTGCAGAGCATGGTCACCGCtttggagctggagctggactTGGAGAAGGAGCAGCACAGCAAGGAG CTGGAGTCACTACAGCAGACTCGCGGACAGCTCCTCAAAGTCTCCGAGCATATCTCCTCCACCATGCTGTCCTCCCAGGAGCAGCTCGCCGCTAAACTTCAGCAGAGCCAGAACCAACTGGAGGAAGCCAAAACCGAACTCGAGCAAACTAAGGCGCAGTTGAATCGCACCCGCAATCAAGCCAGTCACCTCCAAACACAGCGGGACCAGAGTCGGACCCAGCTCCTCCAGAGTAAGACCCAGCTGGAGCAGAGCAAGATTCTGTGTGAACAGACCAGAGCCCAGAATAGTCAACTCCACTCCGAGCTGGAGAAGCTCAGCTCCCAGTTAGTTCAAGCCGACATGCAGGTCGGCCAGCTGCAGGCTCGCCTACAGGCCTCCAAGAAAACCATGGAGATGTCGAACGAGTCCCTGCTCATCAAG GAGTCCGAAGCGACCCGTCTTCAAGCCAGGATCTCCAGTCTGGAGCGAGCGGCTGACCGCAACCATCTGTACGCTCACACGGTCTCCCTGCCTGCtccgcacacattcacacgctCCCCAGagagctcctcctctgctcacctgccccccgcctccccccacaAGCTGCAAACAGCTCTGCCTTCTCCTGTACACACCCCGTCGACTCACCCCCTCTCCCCGACGCGCGCTTGCTTATCGCCTCCTGCCCACTCATACCTTCAGCCCGTCTCCTCCTCTAATCAGTCCGACCTGAGCGAGCGCCAGCGGACATGTGACTGGCTGCAGAGAAGCAGTATCGACTCCTCTCTGGAGCTCTCTCAGAGCCTGAAGGCCACACTGAGGGAGGCTTTGGGCAAGAACCCGTGGgagtcaccctcctcctccctctcagaaGCATCAGACCACAGCTGGCAGGGTCTCAACGACATGGAGGCCACAGCGGGCCCTGACTTCTCCTTCAACCCCCTCACATACGGGGTGGAGAAGAAAGAGCACGTAAACCCCGACATGGAAGCCGCCTCCATGCAGGACAGCGACGAAGAGCAGCGGAGGGACTCTGTGTGCACCCTGGTGGGTCAGGTGGAGGAAGGGGACATGAGTTCCCTCACGGGGATGCTGAGGTTTGTTAATCAGACGTTGGCCATGCAGGAGGACCCTTCTTTATGGAGCGGCACGGGGTTGTCGCAGACCGGACGCATCCTCACACTCCAG AGGGACGTCGAGGAGACATGA